agaataagagacaATAACCAAATGCGAGGTGTAGGCCCAGGTTTGGATGTGGATTTGCCAACCATCAAAAGGCTTCTGTGAGAGAGGGAAGTCTGAATGCAAACCGGCTCAGATCATGAGGGATTACAAGTGTAGTAATAGCAGAGCGCTAAATATTTTTAGTCTTCTGGAGACATACACCGTAAGTTCAGTGATATATGCAAAGGTACCCTTTCGTCGCAAAATGACACTATATTCGGGATCTCTTTAGAGATGtgtggggaaaaaggaaggggggaGTGGAGGAAACAAGATGGTCAAAACGCTAACTGCGGAAGCTCCGTCACTGGCACCTAGAAGGTGACATTACTTTTCCACTTGAAATTGTCCTCAATGTGTCTTCGTAAAAATCAACCTCCTAGGAAGCTTTTCTTTCCCAGGCTCAGCTAGAAAGTCAGTGGCCCCCCTTTCCACCCGGCAACGGTTATCCCATCTTTCGCCATCGTGGCATGTCATGCCGCCCAATTACTCAGGCCACCAAGCAGGTGCGGGGCCAGGCAGGTTGGGGGGGCGTCAGGTGCGGGGCCGGCAGGTGTAGGGCCGGGTGGTGGGGCGGCGGCCGGCAGGTGCGGGGCCGGGCAGGCGGCTGCGGCTGGGACCAGACACTCTGCGGGGAGGGGGCTCCCGGCCCGCGCCCGCCGATGCACCTGATCCAGCGGCGAACCCGATTCCCGCACGTCGCACTCGAGGTCGCGGGGACACACCGCCCGGGCGCTTCTGGCCGTCACCGAAAGGCAGCCGGCTCCCGGGTCGGTGTGCTTCTTCCTCCGGCCATCTCAGTCTGCTCGACGTGGGCTGCGGTCGCGCCCCCCAGGGCCTTTCCACGCCCTCTCAGCCGCCGCGAGCGCTGTCGCCTCCCGAACCTCGGGACCGGCGGGCCGCGGGTGGGCAGCCgaaccctccccctccccccgcccacgACGTCTCACGTCGCGTCCTCTCGACGCACTTTCCCGGCCGCCGCGATTGCGCCTGCGCGGGGGCGGTCGCACAGCATACAGCCCCGCCCGCGCCTCGCCAAACCTCGCGATACTTTACCTCCCGCAGGACCACCCACCCCAACTGCCCCGCCGACCTGGAAAGTTCTAAACCCCTGCGCACGCTCTCTGGGGCGCTTAACGTCCGGGCTCCACCCTCTTCTGACCACGCCCCTTTCCGTCCGGGAGCTTCTCGTCCCCCCGTCTTGCCAATCATCTACTTCTTCCCTCGGGCGACCCCGCAACAGCTCTCTGATTGGCTAATCTTGAGAGCCGGCGCCGAGGAGGGCCGGTGACGATAGGCTGTGAGCCGGTCCCGCCTACCGGCAGTTTGCGCGGGAGGCAATTGGCTGGCGTCTCCGTCCAATCGGCGGTGGGCTGTCGGATTCAAACCGGGATCGTTGGGCCTGTGGTCGGTTGGTGGCAGTCGAGCCGTTGCCTTGGCCTGAGGTGGTCGTGTGCCCCGCTGCGCCCGCTCTTCGAGCCCCGACGCTCCCGCCCGCCCGCAGGATGGCCCACAAGCAGATCTACTACTCGGACAAGTACTTCGACGAGCACTACGAGTACCGGTGAGTGCGGCCGGCGGGGCGGCTCCGCCGCGGAACGGGAACCGGGGTCGGGGTCGCCGCGCGTCGGCCGGGGTTCGGGTCAGGGCCCGAGGTCGGAGGTCGAGTCAGGGTGGCTGCCCGGGGTGGGAGCGTCGGGGCCTGCGGCCTTCCGTTCCCCGCCCTTTGTTCGCGGCGGCCGGGCGGGACGGGGGCTGCGGGGTCGGCTCTTCCTCGCCCTCCGCCGTCCGGCAGGGACTCCCCCCGCCTCTGGGCGCGGCCGGGCAGCTCTGGGCCTGGACGTCGCGGGCGGCTGCGTCGGGGGCCGGGCGGGGGatccgggcgggggcggggacgcGAGGGCGCGGCCGCCGGGGACCCGGCTTCTGTGCGGCTGCGCTGCGCGCCCGGGGCGAGGCGGGGGTTGTAGCGCTGAGCGCGCGCTCCGCGGGCGCAGGCCGGCGTCCCCGGGCCCAGCAGGTGCCGAGGCTGCTCGCGGGGTGCGGGCTCCAGCCCCCGCGCGCGAGGCCCGGGCTTGAGCGCGACTCCGGGGCGGCCCGTCCGCGGTGGTGCCGCAGGCTCTTCCTCAGTGCGCGCTTGCACGTTGGGCCTCGGGTCCTGTGCTGCTGGGGCGGGCCTGTCGTCGGTGGAGTCCGCCGATGGCCCCGGGTCGAGTCGGTAGAGGACGGTGTGGACTGAGGTCCACAGCGGCTGTAGGTGAGCTTTTTCCAGGCCCGCTGCTCCCGGAACCGGGCGCCCTCCGGGGCGGTGCCCTGCGGTCCCCGAGTAGCTCCGGTGTAACCGGCCTCCCCGGGCGCCGTCCCCAGCGGCTTGCTTTGTGTCTGGCCGCCTGTTGGCTGGGGGCAGCACGCGCTGGGTGTGGAGGTGATGTCCTTCCCGGGGCGGGAAACGTCGTGAGCAGCGGTGGGGTCCTGGGAGCTTGAAGCTGCTGGAAACGCCCCCCTCGGAGTCCGACTTGGTGAAGGTGGGCCTGTGTGCGCGATTGTTGGGCGAGGAAGGGTTGTGACCCCGGAGGAACACGGGGCACGTTTATGTGGCTGTGGGTGATCCGAATGCAGACGCCGGCGCTCGTTTCTGAGCCCGCGAGGAGTCGGTGTAGACGCTGGAGCGGCGGTTCAGGATGACACGCGGGGCACGTGTCAAGTGGCTGTTGATGCCGTCAGTAAGGCTTTGGTCCGAGGTTGGCGATCAGTACGTTTGGGGAGGCAGAAGTTAGGTGTGGGGCTTCATGTGTGCAGGGGGTCGGCGCCCCTGTGGCCTGTCGGGGAGGTCAGCTGCAGTTCCCTGCAGTTAGAAACAGGAGCTGATTTCCTTGGGTGGCCTCGGGGCAGACCTAGCAACGTGGCGCCGTCGTTCTGGGGCGAGCACAGGCGGACCTCTTTTGTGTAAATAAGACCAGGTGGGCATTTAACTCACCAGCCGCAGACCAGGTTTGCATTGATGACTGTTTAGGGCTCGTTATGGGTTATGGGTTCAGTTTTGGGTTGGCAGGAATCGCGCCTCGGGTGAAGCTCATTGGCTAGatactgccactgtgcaaagcttGGTTCAGTTTTCTTTTGTGCAGCAAGTGTGACTGACTAGAATGCGCACTTCTCATCCCCACGGCCCACGACTGTCAGGTAGGTAGAGGTTTTATATCGGTCAAGAAGTTTGGTCAGTGCTTGTTAATGGCTGTGTAACTTTACTGCCACCGGAAGTGGTAAAAATGGGTCTGTGAATtgggatttataaagaactttttaCTGCAGTTGAGAGGGGTGCAGACTTGTCTTTTAGAATTTTACAAAGCTACAATTGTATATATTCTTGGTGCTTTTGACATTGAAGAGTATTGCATAACTTATTGGGAAACGGAAAGTCTGTGCGAGGTTGCCAGGTACACATACATACGTGAGActtgggtttcctttttttttttttttttgcttttaaatttgaaCAAAGCAACTTGTAGAGTATACAAGGACTCATCTACTACAGATCTAGAATGTTGAGTAATGGGAAACCcaaattaacaaattatttttcctcttatacAGAAGTCTCCATGGGTCCGGGACACCAGTTTTACAATCAGGGTTCAGCCTCAGTTTAGGCTTCTCTGATCTTAGATGGCTTCTCTGGCTCCCTGATCACATTAGTCGGCTTCATAACCCATCAGGAAACACTTAAAGAGTTGGGCATGTTCTTTCCTTTTGAACACAGTTTCCATAAGTTGTGTATTTTTTGCTTATATCCTATTTGCCAGGATTTAAGTCACCAGAAGAAGCTGTAGGGGAGGCCGGGATGTTTTGGATAGCTGTGAGCCCGACTTGGATTTGGGGGATTCTATTCCTGAACAACGTTGAAACAGCAAGCAGTCTCCTAGAGAAGAAAAGGCACATCCTAAGCAAAATACTTTCTGCTTTTGGACTGTATATTCTTCCTGTTTTGAACATTAGACCataaaaaatcagaattagaGGTAGTAGACAGTCCTCAAGATTGATGCCAACGTAATGTAACAAGGGTTGCTTTAAAGATCTTTGATTATTTTGAACTCAAATGTCAAGTGTCCTAAAAATGCATCTCTAAAGTGACCATATTTGTAGGAAAGGTTATTTGCTAATACTTGGCTATATCTTTTTAACAGGCATGTCATGTTACCCAGAGAACTTTCCAAACAAGTCCCGAAAACCCATCTGATGTCGGAAGAGGAGTGGAGGAGACTTGGCGTCCAACAGAGTCTAGGCTGGGTTCACTACATGATTCATGAGCCAGGTAGGGGTTGCCATTTAGGAAAGCATCCACTGAAATCAAAGAAGTAGTGGTTGTGGTTGTTGAAAATTAAGTAATACGGACATTCAGTGGTATTCCCAAAGCAACCCTGGTAAGTTTGACTCTTCTTGAATGGCTGATTCCTTTCCTCCCTAGGAGGAAGTTACATTTTGTAGTAAATAATACCACACGAGTGAAAGGAATGCATTATTCTACCTGCAGAAAGATTAGGAGTTAAAAagtcaattcttttattttaaagtgtgtcATTAATAAAGTATTTTACCATAAGTATAAGTAATCCTGGTGACCCGTCTCTTTAAAAGCTAAGGACTTAAAGACACTTTACATGTCCCTAAGTTCTGTGCGTAGAAATTAACGCAATTTGGAgtgatttgttttttccttagtaTTCTATTAAAAGATGATTGGGATCTGCCACACCAAGGTGAGATAAGGTAACCTAGTGAGTGAACCTTGCTATGTGTTACGAGTATTTTATTGTGTGGATTTTACCAGAGTTTCCTGGATATGAAATGGTAAACTAAAACTCACGGGGTTCAATTCTGCTTTTGTGGTATTCTTAAATAAATGTAACTTAAATGATTATAATGCTTTGAGCAAATTTTGAGGGCATGATATAGAAACCGAATTAGGTGGAACAGAGCTTGTTTTCTGCTCTTAAAGAAAAGCAGCAATAGCATCAGAAACTGACTTAAAACTTTTTTGGGATTGGGGGCATCTAATTGTACCGGATTTCAAAACTAGAACCTGGGGCTCCCATCCAATGAAACAGATCCCAGGAATGGGCCCCTCGGATCTGCACTTTTTACAGTTTGGTGGTTTTTTGAATTTGGTGTTAGGTGTCTTTCCTTTTCACTGGAATTGAGATCCTAAAGATAGAAACCGTTCTCAAAGTGGCTTCTTTACTTGACATCTCTTTTTCCAGGGTGGGTAAAACACTGTGGGGAATGTTCTACTCCATTAGGTGGTTTTCTAATGTTTATAGTtgacagtgacttttttttttaagattttatttatttatttgacagagatcacaagtaggcagagaggcaggcagagagaggggggggagcaggctccctgctgagcagagagcctgatgcagggctcgatcccaggactctgggatcatgacctgagccgaaaacggaggctttaacccactgagccactcagggtcTCCGACAGTGACTTTTGAAGCAAAGTTTATTTCAGATATTTCGATAAGTGACAGTtgataatacatttattttggtTTGAGAATTTCAAattttggttgaatgaatgaaaattaaccctattttaaaatttatatattttgtttccaCAGAACCACATATTCTTCTCTTTAGACGACCTCTTCCAAAAGAGCAACAAAAATGAAGTCTACCTGGGGATTGTCAATTAAGtctttttcaaatttaatgtatatgtgtatataaggGTAGTATTCAGTGAATACTTGAAAAATGTACAAATTGCTGATCCATACCTGTGCATGAGCTGTATTCTTCACAGCAACAGAGCTCAGTTAAATGCAACGGCAAGTAGGCTACTATAAGGTGTTTAAGATAAAATTTCTAGTCggtttttctctttaatataaGTGCCTGTTTGACTTTACCTGTTACTTTTGTTAAATAAAGTTTGTATGTTGCATTTATCATTGAAGTTATTggggtttattttctttttttctattttttttttaaagattttatttatttatttgacagagatcacaagtagagaggcaggcagagagagagaggaggaagcaggctccccgctgagcggagagcccaatgtggggcttgatcccaggaccctgggaccatgacctgagcggaaggcagaggctttaacccactgagccacccaggcaccccttggggTTTATTTTCTAAGGTTGACTTGTGTCTATCAAGAATAGCAGATTTCAGTTCTACAGTTTTGGTCTggaggaaataaatttaaagaaatgggaTTAAATGGGTTTAAGATAGCAAGGTTTGTGGAGGGTGTGACTTAATTCACTTACGAAGAAACAGTTTATAGAGACAGAGTTCATAGCTCTATTGCTAGTTTAGTGTCTGGAGAATCGGGCAGTTCTAAGGACTACCACATCTGGTGGCCTTGAAGGAAACCAGTTATCCCTGCTTCTGTTTCACTCCATGTGCCAAGTAGTGGTAATGTTTCCTATAAAACAGCggagcattttaaaatgtaaaacaccaTTCCCTACGGAATTGGTGTCTGTTTGGGAATTGTCTATTAAGCTGCTTCAGAAATTTCCTGAGCTAATTTGCTGTGCTGGGGCACACTTGGAAATGGAAGCCCCCGAGTCTGGTGGTCCTCCATGCTCCTCTCCGGAGAAAGGGGCGTCTTTTTACATACGGACCGGAAACGCCACAGGGGGTGCTGCGCAGCCGCCCAGATCCTACTTGTGCCCCAGGGTCACTCAGGGCTTGCCTAGTAAAGGGAGCACTGACCCCGCGGCAGCGCCCCCCCCAGGGTAATTGCCGCGCACCAGGCGTGTTTAATGCACCTGCGGGCCGCGCGGAGACCAGACCACCTGGGCGGTGCCCGCCTCAGCTGCTCTGAGTAGTACCTGGTAGTGAATGAACCCCGGCTTCCCTGCGGGGCAGCTGCAGACTGCCAGCCCCTGAACCCTCACCCAGCTCCCAGGCCCCACCTGCCCCCGCGCGGACCCGCCCTGCCCAGCCCCCGCCGGGCTGTTCCAGTAGTTGAAAGGACTGAGCAGTCTGGGAATTCTTGCTCACTGCCCAGTGCGCCAGCCCCTGGCGCTTCACTGCACCaactcctcctgccccctggGCCTGGAGTCCACGTCCTCCGCTGCGGGTGCCCTCGGCCGGACCAACATCTTTTGCGAGGTGAGGGCAGCCGCCATGCGGGACGAGGGCCGCCCGCGCACCCACTTCCGGTcgggggccggggggcgggccTGGGTGCGTTTCTGTGACGCACTTCCTGGCGTCCGCTCGGAAGGCGGAAAAGCGGGCAGTCCGAGCGCCGCTAGTCCGTGCGGCCGGCGACGGGGCGGCTGCTGGCCTCCGGGGCCGGGCCTCCTCCGAGCCGCGCGCCATGGCGTCGGAGGGGCCTCGGGAGCCCGCGGGCGAGGTAAGGTCGTCGCCCCGGAGTGGGGGGCGAGCGTCGGGGCGGGTGCGGGCGGGGGACAGCGCGGGGCGTCGGGGCGGCCGCGGTTAGCCGGGGGAGGACCGGGCGCCCGGGAGTGCGCCTCGGGGCCGGGTCGCCGCGCTCGCGCCGGGGAGCTCCCGCAAACGTCGGCTGGAGCGCGGGCGTCCGCTCGGCCTGCTCGGCCGCACCGCTAGATGGAGCCCTGGCGGCCGCCGCGGCCGGCCCTCGGACGGGTTGGAAGGCGCCGAAGTCCGTCTCGCGGGGCGGCCGCGGACGCGGGAAGAGCCGCTGCTACGGACACATCCCAGGGCTTGGTGACAGCTCTGTGTCGTCCTGGTAGGGCTGGCTTTGGCTCTTCAACAGAACAACTGGCGGTTCGCTGAGGGACAGGAGAGGATTTATGTAACTTTTCTTTGAGAAATTCGATGGAAATAAAGCTCCGCACGGCGTTTGAGTGTTTGAGGCAGCCATTGAGCGGCCGGGCTTGCCCTGGGCCGTTCTCCGGGACCGCGGCGGAGACGGTGACACACCCGCGCGCAGGTCGAGGTTGTCCCAACTCCGTCTGCTGGGTTGGATTTTATCTCCGCTCACTCTGCtggctctccccctcccccacccggtCTTTAATACTTAATAGACCGCTTCTTTTCCTAAGAAAGCGTGGGGGAGAGGTTGTTAGCCGCCAGATTCTTGCTTTTATGAGGCCCAAGTATTTGGACAACAGACACTCCTGGGACAGGCGTTTCTGGGGCTGCTAGAACCCAGCGACTTTCCGTGGGTTTTTGTTCACATTTGCTTTACATCCAGATGTATGTAGTCAAACCCCCCCTTTCTTCCTCAGGGCATCAAGTTGTCAGCAGATGTCAAACCGTTTGTCCCCAAATTTGCTGGGCTCAGCGTGGCATGGTCAGAGTCTTCCGAAGCTCGTGTGTTCCCTGGCTGTGCGGCCGCCTACTACCCGTGTGTTCAGGAGCTCCCCGTGCCTGAGTACGTATGCTCCTTCATGTCTTGCCCTCCCCAGGGACTGAGCGGGGATTCCACTTTGAAGTCGCTGCACCTGACACGGCCAGTGTTCTCAGGACGAGGCCGCTCCTCAGCCAAGAAGGGCCTGAGGCAGTAGCACAACTTAACCGCGTCCTGCCCCCAAAACAGAAGCCTCCGCTCTCCATACTCGCGGTTATTTTGGGCAAAGGAAGCGTGGAGGTTGCCTTGCATTCCCTAGAGGAAATGCAGTTTTCAGGGTTCACTTGTGCATGGGGTCTGGACTGTATCACATGTCCAAGGGGAGATGAGATGGCTGGGGGTGCAGAGAGGACGGGGCAAAGGCAAGCCGAGAGAAATCAGCGTGCGCTGTGGTCGTAGGTTGTGACATTGTGAAGTCTTGCTTGGGGCTGGAGTGCGGGCTCACAACCATGGCTGCTCTTTTTGTGGGGTAGTTCTTTGGGAGTAGCTGAGTTTTGCTTTCTACcacttttctttataaatgtCCTGGGCAGTGTCTAGAAGCTTGGGTTATAAAATTCTTCTAAATCTGTGTTGAAAGAAGGCTTACGTTGGCTTggcaattttcctttttcttctcaagtttcattcttttggtatTTATACAGTGGTTTCCGTTAATAGCTGAATTTAGAAAACCGTGCCTTAACCCTTCATGTAATTGTGTAGAGCACCTGATTTTTTAACGGTCTGATCACCTTTGTGCTTATGTAAGCGtccttgtgtgtgtgttcctttgctGTGGGTCgtacttgtttctttttcatgcCTGCATCGTGTCGATTGTACACTTCATACAAATTCTCGGCTTGTATTCACAAGGACAAAGTTTGGAATGAATAATAAAGCCATCGAGTTGTTTGGTATATATAGGTTGTATTTTTTGACCAAGTTGAAGTTCTGCCTCTATGTGCTTTGCTGGGAACGCTCAGGTTTTCCACTGTGATTTCATCCTTTGTTAAAGGAAGGTTGGCGTGGGCCTCATTTGAGTTGTTCCCTACCTTGCGTGGTTCACAAagttaagtataaaatatatttcattcagTGACAAGGATTCGAAGCTGTTTGTTTCCGGTGGGTTTCCAGTTACCCACAGTAAAGGTGGAAAACATTCCTACAGCTAAAGTAATGTTCTGGATGTAACATGAATCAAGAATCAGaagcttatggggcgcctgggtggctcagtggattaagccgctgccttcggctcgggtcatgatctcagggtcctgggatggagccccacgtcgggctctctgctctgcagggagcctgcctcctcctctctctctgcctgcctctctgcctacttgtgatctttctctctgtcaaataaataaaataaaatcttaaaaaaaaaaaagaatcagaagctTAAGGGTGTACActgttgaatttaaaaattaggtttgtttttttaaaagattttatttatttatttgacagagacccagtgagagcATGAGCgcggagaaggtcagagagaggagcaaattccctgctgagcagggagcccgatgggggactcgatcccgatcccgggactccggggtcatgaccggagccgaaggtagtcgcttaaccaactgagccacccaggcaccctaaaaattaggtttttaaaactcttatctttttttagctttaattcttttcttttaatttcatataaCCAAGGAAAAGATTGGCTGACAGTATTCCTTCCTGATGAGAAAACAGTTAAGGACAAAAGAGGTGTGAAAGCAGAGGGGCAGGGTTAGGAAGGATAGGAGCCTTTGAAGGGGACAGAATGGGGATACTTTACGCATTTGAGAACCGATGACCTCATCCATTCTGATGGGGCTGAGATGTCTGCCTGAGCCGGGTTTCCTGTAAATGGGGCTCTCCCCTGTGGGGAGAGAGCCGGGTGCTTTTTTCCGGAGGGAGCAGCATTGCCTTTCCTGCCTTTCCTGTGCCTGTGCCAGTCCACGGGGTGGGCAGGTGGTGTCGTGTTATTTTTACCCCTGAGAAGCTGGGGCCAGAAACGTGTGTTCAGTCATTCAGGTAGGCAGCGCCCGAAGCAGAATGACCATCTGTGCTTCTGGCCTGCACCCATCGAGCTCCCCAGAGCTGCTGCCGCCGCGGGGACGAGTGTTTGCTGAGCACTTCAGCCTGTTGCGGTCTGCGTCCCTCTCTGGGCACTTCTGAGGGAGTCTCGGCTGTGAGAACTAGTAGTCCTGGATGGGTGTGGCTGGAGGAGCTGCTGGGGCCTGAGCAGTGCGCGACGGTGGGGGCGACTGGAGGGTGCGGGAGCAGATGCCATGCTCGGAGCAGCCCCCCGGGATGGCCGCAGGGACCAGGCGAGCTGGGCCGGAGGTGGGGCACGGCTGGTCATGTCTTACGCTCACTCCTGGATTCTTTCTGCTTGAAGGGAGAGGGGCTTGAAGCCTTGGACTGGGTTCCAGGCACTGAAGCTAGGGAAGAAATACACGGAGCCCTGCGGCCTGGGGAAGGCCTCCGGCGGGCCTGGGTGGTGTTGGCGGGAGAGAGACTGTGGCAGTTGCTGGCTGAGTACATGCAGGGTCGGGCGTGGGAAGAGGGGCCGTTGGGGGTCCAGCAGCACAGCCTGGACTCCGGTGCCCATTAGGGGACGGGAACTGTTGGGTGGGAGCCACCTGGGGGCTGCGTGAGACCTGGAGCTGGC
Above is a window of Meles meles chromosome 11, mMelMel3.1 paternal haplotype, whole genome shotgun sequence DNA encoding:
- the LOC123952633 gene encoding WAS/WASL-interacting protein family member 1-like, with the protein product MITGVGEPLLPPGKVSGPPFHPATVIPSFAIVACHAAQLLRPPSRCGARQVGGASGAGPGRRLRLGPDTLRGGGSRPAPADAPDPAANPIPARRTRGRGDTPPGRFWPSPKGSRLPGRCASSSGHLSLLDVGCGRAPQGLSTPSQPPRALSPPEPRDRRAAGGQPNPPPPPAHDVSRRVLSTHFPGRRDCACAGAVAQHTAPPAPRQTSRYFTSRRTTHPNCPADLESSKPLRTLSGALNVRAPPSSDHAPFRPGASRPPVLPIIYFFPRATPQQLSDWLILRAGAEEGR
- the CKS2 gene encoding cyclin-dependent kinases regulatory subunit 2; translation: MAHKQIYYSDKYFDEHYEYRHVMLPRELSKQVPKTHLMSEEEWRRLGVQQSLGWVHYMIHEPEPHILLFRRPLPKEQQK